AAAGCCGTCCCCTCCGCGTCGCTCCCGGCAGGCAAAACCACCTCAGCCAGCAGACCCCTCAACCTTCTACTAATCCACACGACACGAACAAGGTAGCCAGTCAGAGAAGAAAGCTGCacggcgcagctcctcgtcccccGAGACATTTGACACTCACCTACCCGccctgccgcagcagctgcttgcTACcatttttcttttcttttttttttctccaAATTCACCATTCGTTAGGCAACCGTTGCGTGTAACGATGGCTGCACGAAAGGTGAAGCAAatggcggggggggggccacaCGACCTGGGGCGCAGGGCGGCTCGCGAGCTGTACGACGACAGCCGACCACATAAAAGCATAACAGCTCAGCAGTTCCCCTCTTCCGACCGCAGTTCCAGAACAACGAGACCCTCGAGTAGTACGTTTGTACTTATGTACTCGTCGGTACTCTCCTACACAGCACGACAGCGTCTTTTATGAAATCACAGTCTGGCCCGACGCACAACGACTGCGTTGTTCGCCTTATATACAAGTGGCGGGcatctcttcttcctttcgtcgccgcggccactgCCACGCTTCCTTGGTACAGATTGCATCCGACATCATGTACAAAGGACGTGTACAATACAAGCCCTTGGGGACCATCAAGACTTGGCCGCCGACTTGAGCTCTCATCCCGCCCCCCTCGGCTTCCAACATCGACTTGGACTTTTGACAGTCCCTCCTCAACCACCCCTCGACGTGCTCGCAGCCGGACAGACATCACCGCCCTGTCCACCGCTGCTCGAGATGGCGCAACGGCACGTacacgagcgccgccagcacaaAGGCCACCTCGAAGCCAATGTCGCCCGACTTTTTGGCAATGGGCCCCGTCCACCACACCTGGTCCATGCATGGCACCACGAGGCCGAAGCAcgcaacgcccgccgccatggccgccgccccccacggcagccgcgacgcGTCGCTCCAGACGGAAGCGTCGTAGGCGACGGCGTagggcaggcggcggcgaaaggccaggtgctcggcgccgacgatgccgacaaaGGCGGCTGACCAGTAGCCGATGAGGGCGACAAAGTTCTCGAGGTTGAGGAAGAAGTCGttgacggcggtgatggccACGGGGATGACAATGGCCGTGATGAGGATGCTGAAGACATACCGCGGCACGCGCGCCAGCCACGGCACCAGCGTCTGGAAGTTGAGCGTGATGGCGTAAAAGGTGCCGCACGTGTTGCCCAGCAGCGTCAGCgacagcaccaccacgacgaaCTTGCCGAAGCCGCCAGCGCTCGCCAGCatgcccgccagcgcgccgcccaccaggTTCTCCTCGTACCGCCGCTCCCAGTCGGGGTTGTTGGGGATGGcccccgccacggccgcccccAGCGTCATGAGCAGCACCGTCGGCACCAGCAGGCCCCAGTACGTGTAGTGGAAGACGCGCCACCCGGGCACGCGCGGGTCAAAGTACGTCGTCAGGTCGCTCGCGATGGCCGCCCACGGGATCTGGTAGCTGGCCACAATCATGCCAAAGTTGAGCACCTgccgcgccgatggcgacgcggccggctCCGTCTGCCGTGTGAGGCCCGATcccccgacgccggccgtgaTGGCAATGGCCacgagcgccacggcgaACGCGTACGTCTCGAATATGTGCAGCACCTTGAAGCCGGCAAACGAGacgagcagcgacagcagcgcgatgatgatgatgcccgcgTTGGGCGTCAGGTCGCCCTCGGATACGGCCGCGAGGCACTGCCCGCCCACGACGCATATAATCACGGTGAAGCCCGTCAGGGTCGCGAGGTTGAGGAGCACGGGGATCGAGACCAGGTATCGCCTGTGGACGCGGCGCACCACCATGTCAATGTCAGCCAGCAGGCCTACCGGAAGCACACGCCCGAGTCGAGAGGATGGAGAGACGGGAAGAAGAGAGGAGGACAAGACAGAGAGTTCATGGCACGCACCCGAAGCTGTACCGCGCCTGAATCATCTGGCGCATGCCCGTCTTGGGCCCCAGCACGGCCAGGGCCCCCGGGGCCAGCGTCGACAGCAGGCTGAAgaagaggatgacgagggccGAGTCGCGCAGGCTCAGGCCGTAGACGGCCGGCCCCAGCATGCCAAAGGTGATGCCGAGGATGTTGGAGTTGATGGAGAACCAGACGGTGAAGATGTTGAAGAAGCGCGTGTTGGTGCGCTGCtcgagcggcagcgggcggatGCCGTTttcctcgacgcggcccaTCCGCAGCACCTTGTGCatcagcgacggcggcgacgacgaacacGATGAGGACGTTGAGGATCCTGCGTCATCGTGCCtatggccgccgtcgccgggtgCGCGCACGGGAGgagcttgctgctgctccttgttGTGGTGATGCgcatgatggtggtgctggtgctggtgatgatgcccgccgaggcgcttttcggcgacggcatcctccGACGGCAGCCCGTGCTCGgggtcggcggccatggctttgcttgtcgtcgtcgtcgtcgacgagcagcagcagacgggggacgggggacgggggtCTGCGAGCGATGCAGAGCGCGGGGACGGAAGGGGAGGGTGACTTCAATGAACGATCCAGACGTAggcacgccctcgagcgacgatgaggattCGACTCGGCGCTGCCAAGTggtacctactacctacctaccagGTAGTAGCGGCATCGAGTCCCGTCACTGGAGACAGACTCTGGTTCATTCAATTGGTAATACTGCCCGTGGTAGGAATAGGTGGAgtgcagccaccaccacaccagcccagcccgcccgcggtTCAGGCCGGCCAGCGCCGGTCCGGTCTTCCATGCTACCGATGTTAGTACGATGTACCGCTGCAAGAAATCGTTTCTTCAGCGAGCGCGTTGCGGCCGCGCCAGTCGGGCGagtgcccgcccgctcgcccaggcgccgctggccaaTGTGAGTAGGCGCCGTTCCTCTGGTAGTGGAGCCCGACTCCCACCTGGCCTGCAGTGGGCATCCTTCATCGGGGCACCTCTAAAAAATCCCACGGCCGGTCCAACCACCGCTGGGTTTCTAGGGCCTCCAGTTGCACTGATGAGCCCCGCGAAGCCCACTGTCCGGACCTGCCAGTGAACGGGCAGAGGGAAGGCACCCGCGGACAGCAgagggacgggagggagccCACTTTGGACCCTACCCCCATCGCTCTTCACGTAGCGCTATGCACGTTGCTGAAGAAAAAAAATCTCGGTTCAACGTCCATCATCGGTCCCGCTAGGCGAGATTTTTTGCGTTcagccgaggaggagggccgtGCGTCTCCCTCCCCAGGCCGTGTAGGCACCGACCAACAAACAAAGACGTCAAGgtgcgtgctgctggtgttgttAGTGAGCACCGGCCGCCCACAGATGGTCGACGAGTGACATACTATCGCGCTCGCATGTTCTTTCCCTCCCCGTGTCTCGAGTCGATGCTACCCTACGCTTGGGCACCACGTCACCGAGCACTCGAATCCATGGAGCCAAACCTACAATCGGTTGCATATAAACCAGGGAAAGTCGGATACTAGCTGCTCGCTGTCCCCATGACGGGCTTTTCGTCTACGAACTTTGGGTAGTAGTCGTTTTCATAGCTGTTGTCATCCGCAGGTACAACAACCTACAAAGTACGCACCGCCTTCTTGCACCCGTGATTCGACTTGGGATTCCATTCGCTCAGCGCCAGCCTGAGGAGGGTGTCAGATCGACTGGACCTACATCATTACCCAGGAGAGAGCATGGATGGGTCCATCGGTGGTCTGATGTTGGCCACCCATCATCTCGTCGTATCTGCACCACTTCTTTACGTGCtgagtacagtatacatgtCTGCGGGAGCCCCCCTTTCGCTCTAGACCCCCATGTCTCGGGCGGGATCTGAGATCCTTGAACGGATCCAAACGCCATCCTGCAGCAGGTCGTGCCTCCTCTAgaggtcaaggccgaccCCCATCACCCGTGGTGGTCCGTCAACCCGCCATGCGTGCACATCGGCAGCGTGCCAaagcccatcatcatcaatcaGCCTGCCGACCCCTTCACGTCCGTCttccccgccgccttgccgcggaAAAACGCAGACAACCCACCCATCAACCCCCCGAGCATCtcgccgtccgtcgccgtcgccgtcgcagtCGCCATCGTGGAGGGAGGACCCATGCCGTCGCGGATCCACCCCGGCAGCTTCGCCCGGATCCGCTCCGTGCCGTACCGCCGGTCCGCCAACACAATCGCGGCGTAATCGCCCCGGTGCCGGATCGCCCGCCCAATGCTCTGGTTCACCGCCCGCATGCACGCGTTCTCGTAAAagtcccgcgccgccgccttggcccgccGTACCGCCTCTTCCTGGCTGACCCTGCGTGGCCCCTGGTGGCTTCTGCCTGATTgtgtcatcgtcgccgccgccgccgccgccgtctctgtctctgttGCACCCATCGTATCTGTTGTGTctgccggcgaggtcgtcagcgccgccagcgtcgtcgtctcaaTGTACTCCATCTTGGCCTTCCactcgggcgacgccgcgtTCGGGTACGGCAGCCCAACCACCACAACGCAGCGGCCCAGCCGGTCCGAGAAGTTGATGCCCTCGGACATCTTGCCGCCCACCACACTCAGCAATAGGGCCCCCCGTCCTGTGCAAGTCT
Above is a genomic segment from Purpureocillium takamizusanense chromosome 2, complete sequence containing:
- a CDS encoding uncharacterized protein (EggNog:ENOG503NV60~COG:P~TransMembrane:12 (i102-124o136-157i177-201o216-236i243-262o282-302i314-337o369-394i406-428o434-456i477-494o514-530i)) produces the protein MAADPEHGLPSEDAVAEKRLGGHHHQHQHHHHAHHHNKEQQQAPPVRAPGDGGHRHDDAGSSTSSSCSSSPPSLMHKVLRMGRVEENGIRPLPLEQRTNTRFFNIFTVWFSINSNILGITFGMLGPAVYGLSLRDSALVILFFSLLSTLAPGALAVLGPKTGMRQMIQARYSFGRYLVSIPVLLNLATLTGFTVIICVVGGQCLAAVSEGDLTPNAGIIIIALLSLLVSFAGFKVLHIFETYAFAVALVAIAITAGVGGSGLTRQTEPAASPSARQVLNFGMIVASYQIPWAAIASDLTTYFDPRVPGWRVFHYTYWGLLVPTVLLMTLGAAVAGAIPNNPDWERRYEENLVGGALAGMLASAGGFGKFVVVVLSLTLLGNTCGTFYAITLNFQTLVPWLARVPRYVFSILITAIVIPVAITAVNDFFLNLENFVALIGYWSAAFVGIVGAEHLAFRRRLPYAVAYDASVWSDASRLPWGAAAMAAGVACFGLVVPCMDQVWWTGPIAKKSGDIGFEVAFVLAALVYVPLRHLEQRWTGR